One segment of Carya illinoinensis cultivar Pawnee chromosome 1, C.illinoinensisPawnee_v1, whole genome shotgun sequence DNA contains the following:
- the LOC122277357 gene encoding cellulose synthase-like protein G2 isoform X4, whose product MDSLPLHVCHVHKLSILLNRAYLLVHSAALAFLIYYRVSFLFQVPNTRTAPVLPWLLVFASELLLSFIWLLGQAFRWRPVTRTVFPERIPEDDKLPAIDVFICTTDPDKEPTVVVMNTVLSAMALDYPPEKLHVYLSDDGGSPLTFHGIREAWRFARYWLPFCRRYGIKTGCPELYFSALADDIGFGSSEFMIQRQKTKERYEMMKDSITQARERCGQGHTRSNTARDHPSVVEVMQDESNYDTVPVLADKTKMPLLVYVSREKRPTHPHHFKAGALNVLQRVSSIISNSPYILVLDCDMYCNDPTSARKAMCFHLDPKVSNSLAFVQFPQRFHNISKNDIYDSQLRSVFSVQWEGLDGLQGPVLSDMDLEELKRSFGSSDEVIKSVRQIYKPNVINDQLSLQKVTQLPAASCSYETDTKWGKEVGFLYDSVVEDYSTGFRLHCKGWTSVYCDPSRPQFLGNGTTSLNDLLIQGTRWSTGLIDVCFSKFCPLIYGPPRNISILETMCYGELAFTPLYCLPLWCFATIPQLCLLNGIPLYPKVSNSFFVVYVFVFLSAISKHLYEVLLTGGSFRTMQNEQRVWMIKSVTCHLYGSLDSIMKKIGMRESSFMPTNKVDDDERAKLYQVGKFDFQTSNMFLLPMVALVILNTAAFVGGLVRVIFVGDWDKMFVQLFISLYVVFMNLPIIEGMIIRKDKGRIQPSVTQLSVIMSILFLFLGSIIISIVSY is encoded by the exons atggattCCCTCCCTCTCCATGTCTGTCATGTCCACAAACTATCCATTCTTCTAAACCGAGCATACTTACTTGTCCACTCTGCGGCTTTGGCTTTCTTGATTTACTACAGagtctcttttctcttccaaGTCCCCAATACCAGAACCGCGCCAGTGCTACCATGGCTTCTTGTGTTCGCTTCTGAACTTCTCCTCTCTTTCATATGGCTCCTCGGCCAAGCTTTTCGATGGCGACCTGTTACCCGGACAGTCTTTCCAGAAAGAATACCGGAAGACGATAAGCTCCCAGCCATTGACGTGTTCATATGCACCACAGATCCAGACAAAGAACCAACTGTGGTGGTGATGAACACTGTGTTATCAGCCATGGCGCTGGACTACCCCCCCGAGAAGCTTCACGTGTATCTTTCAGATGATGGTGGTTCTCCTCTGACTTTTCATGGAATAAGGGAAGCTTGGAGGTTTGCAAGGTACTGGCTTCCTTTTTGCAGGAGGTATGGAATCAAGACCGGGTGTCCAGAGCTTTATTTCTCCGCTCTAGCTGATGATATAGGCTTTGGGAGTTCTGAATTCATGATACAGCGCCAAAAAACTAAG GAAAGGTACGAGATGATGAAGGACTCTATAACACAAGCAAGAGAAAGATGCGGGCAAGGCCATACGAGGAGCAATACTGCTCGAGATCACCCTTCAGTCGTTGAA GTGATGCAGGATGAGTCCAATTATGACACGGTACCAGTGCTAGCCGACAAAACTAAGATGCCTCTCCTCGTCTACGTTTCTCGTGAGAAAAGGCCAACTCATCCCCACCATTTTAAGGCTGGTGCCCTCAATGTCCTT CAACGGGTATCAAGTATAATAAGCAATTCACCCTACATTCTAGTGCTGGATTGTGACATGTATTGCAATGACCCGACATCAGCAAGGAAAGCAATGTGTTTCCACCTTGATCCCAAGGTATCAAACTCGCTCGCATTCGTTCAATTCCCTCAAAGATTCCATAATATCAGTAAGAACGACATCTATGACAGTCAGCTGAGATCAGTATTTTCG gTGCAATGGGAAGGTTTAGATGGGCTTCAGGGACCCGTCTTGTCTG ATATGGACCTCGAGGAACTTAAACGATCATTTGGTTCATCCGACGAAGTAATCAAATCTGTTCGCCAAATCTACAAGCCGAATGTGATCAATGATCAGCTTAGTTTGCAAAAAGTGACTCAATTACCAGCGGCCTCCTGTTCATATGAAACTGACACTAAATGGGGTAAAGAG GTTGGTTTCTTATATGATTCTGTGGTGGAAGATTACTCAACAGGGTTCAGGTTACATTGCAAAGGTTGGACTTCCGTTTATTGTGATCCATCGAGGCCACAATTCTTGGGAAACGGCACCACGAGTCTGAATGACCTCTTAATTCAAGGCACGAGATGGAGCACCGGGTTGATAGACGTCTGTTTCTCAAAGTTCTGCCCTCTCATATACGGACCACCCAGAAATATTTCTATTCTCGAGACCATGTGCTATGGAGAACTTGCATTTACCCCTCTTTATTGCTTGCCATTATGGTGTTTTGCCACCATTCCTCAGCTCTGTCTTCTTAATGGAATTCCCTTGTACCCGAAG GTCTCAAATTCTTTTTTTGTCGTCTATGTGTTCGTATTTCTATCGGCTATTTCTAAGCATTTGTACGAGGTGCTATTAACCGGAGGGTCATTTCGAACCATGCAAAATGAACAGAGAGTATGGATGATCAAGTCAGTCACATGTCACTTGTACGGAAGCCTCGATTCCATTATGAAGAAGATAGGTATGAGGGAATCCAGTTTCATGCCAACCAACAAAGTTGACGACGATGAACGAGCCAAGCTTTACCAAGTGGgaaaatttgattttcaaaCATCAAACATGTTTCTTCTTCCTATGGTTGCTCTAGTCATCTTGAACACGGCGGCCTTCGTTGGCGGACTTGTTAGAGTGATCTTTGTTGGCGACTGGGATAAGATGTTTGTGCAACTTTTCATCTCCTTGTATGTCGTATTTATGAATCTCCCAATAATTGAGGGCATGATAATAAGAAAGGACAAGGGACGCATTCAACCATCGGTCACTCAATTATCTGTCATAATGTCTATTCTTTTCTTGTTCTTGGGATCTATTATTATCTCAATTGTTAGCTACTAA
- the LOC122277357 gene encoding cellulose synthase-like protein G2 isoform X3 codes for MDSLPLHVCHVHKLSILLNRAYLLVHSAALAFLIYYRVSFLFQVPNTRTAPVLPWLLVFASELLLSFIWLLGQAFRWRPVTRTVFPERIPEDDKLPAIDVFICTTDPDKEPTVVVMNTVLSAMALDYPPEKLHVYLSDDGGSPLTFHGIREAWRFARYWLPFCRRYGIKTGCPELYFSALADDIGFGSSEFMIQRQKTKERYEMMKDSITQARERCGQGHTRSNTARDHPSVVEVMQDESNYDTVPVLADKTKMPLLVYVSREKRPTHPHHFKQRVSSIISNSPYILVLDCDMYCNDPTSARKAMCFHLDPKVSNSLAFVQFPQRFHNISKNDIYDSQLRSVFSVQWEGLDGLQGPVLSGTCFYMKRVSLYGSTIDEDMDLEELKRSFGSSDEVIKSVRQIYKPNVINDQLSLQKVTQLPAASCSYETDTKWGKEVGFLYDSVVEDYSTGFRLHCKGWTSVYCDPSRPQFLGNGTTSLNDLLIQGTRWSTGLIDVCFSKFCPLIYGPPRNISILETMCYGELAFTPLYCLPLWCFATIPQLCLLNGIPLYPKVSNSFFVVYVFVFLSAISKHLYEVLLTGGSFRTMQNEQRVWMIKSVTCHLYGSLDSIMKKIGMRESSFMPTNKVDDDERAKLYQVGKFDFQTSNMFLLPMVALVILNTAAFVGGLVRVIFVGDWDKMFVQLFISLYVVFMNLPIIEGMIIRKDKGRIQPSVTQLSVIMSILFLFLGSIIISIVSY; via the exons atggattCCCTCCCTCTCCATGTCTGTCATGTCCACAAACTATCCATTCTTCTAAACCGAGCATACTTACTTGTCCACTCTGCGGCTTTGGCTTTCTTGATTTACTACAGagtctcttttctcttccaaGTCCCCAATACCAGAACCGCGCCAGTGCTACCATGGCTTCTTGTGTTCGCTTCTGAACTTCTCCTCTCTTTCATATGGCTCCTCGGCCAAGCTTTTCGATGGCGACCTGTTACCCGGACAGTCTTTCCAGAAAGAATACCGGAAGACGATAAGCTCCCAGCCATTGACGTGTTCATATGCACCACAGATCCAGACAAAGAACCAACTGTGGTGGTGATGAACACTGTGTTATCAGCCATGGCGCTGGACTACCCCCCCGAGAAGCTTCACGTGTATCTTTCAGATGATGGTGGTTCTCCTCTGACTTTTCATGGAATAAGGGAAGCTTGGAGGTTTGCAAGGTACTGGCTTCCTTTTTGCAGGAGGTATGGAATCAAGACCGGGTGTCCAGAGCTTTATTTCTCCGCTCTAGCTGATGATATAGGCTTTGGGAGTTCTGAATTCATGATACAGCGCCAAAAAACTAAG GAAAGGTACGAGATGATGAAGGACTCTATAACACAAGCAAGAGAAAGATGCGGGCAAGGCCATACGAGGAGCAATACTGCTCGAGATCACCCTTCAGTCGTTGAA GTGATGCAGGATGAGTCCAATTATGACACGGTACCAGTGCTAGCCGACAAAACTAAGATGCCTCTCCTCGTCTACGTTTCTCGTGAGAAAAGGCCAACTCATCCCCACCATTTTAAG CAACGGGTATCAAGTATAATAAGCAATTCACCCTACATTCTAGTGCTGGATTGTGACATGTATTGCAATGACCCGACATCAGCAAGGAAAGCAATGTGTTTCCACCTTGATCCCAAGGTATCAAACTCGCTCGCATTCGTTCAATTCCCTCAAAGATTCCATAATATCAGTAAGAACGACATCTATGACAGTCAGCTGAGATCAGTATTTTCG gTGCAATGGGAAGGTTTAGATGGGCTTCAGGGACCCGTCTTGTCTGGTACGTGCTTTTACATGAAGAGGGTTTCGTTATATGGAAGTACCATAGATGAAG ATATGGACCTCGAGGAACTTAAACGATCATTTGGTTCATCCGACGAAGTAATCAAATCTGTTCGCCAAATCTACAAGCCGAATGTGATCAATGATCAGCTTAGTTTGCAAAAAGTGACTCAATTACCAGCGGCCTCCTGTTCATATGAAACTGACACTAAATGGGGTAAAGAG GTTGGTTTCTTATATGATTCTGTGGTGGAAGATTACTCAACAGGGTTCAGGTTACATTGCAAAGGTTGGACTTCCGTTTATTGTGATCCATCGAGGCCACAATTCTTGGGAAACGGCACCACGAGTCTGAATGACCTCTTAATTCAAGGCACGAGATGGAGCACCGGGTTGATAGACGTCTGTTTCTCAAAGTTCTGCCCTCTCATATACGGACCACCCAGAAATATTTCTATTCTCGAGACCATGTGCTATGGAGAACTTGCATTTACCCCTCTTTATTGCTTGCCATTATGGTGTTTTGCCACCATTCCTCAGCTCTGTCTTCTTAATGGAATTCCCTTGTACCCGAAG GTCTCAAATTCTTTTTTTGTCGTCTATGTGTTCGTATTTCTATCGGCTATTTCTAAGCATTTGTACGAGGTGCTATTAACCGGAGGGTCATTTCGAACCATGCAAAATGAACAGAGAGTATGGATGATCAAGTCAGTCACATGTCACTTGTACGGAAGCCTCGATTCCATTATGAAGAAGATAGGTATGAGGGAATCCAGTTTCATGCCAACCAACAAAGTTGACGACGATGAACGAGCCAAGCTTTACCAAGTGGgaaaatttgattttcaaaCATCAAACATGTTTCTTCTTCCTATGGTTGCTCTAGTCATCTTGAACACGGCGGCCTTCGTTGGCGGACTTGTTAGAGTGATCTTTGTTGGCGACTGGGATAAGATGTTTGTGCAACTTTTCATCTCCTTGTATGTCGTATTTATGAATCTCCCAATAATTGAGGGCATGATAATAAGAAAGGACAAGGGACGCATTCAACCATCGGTCACTCAATTATCTGTCATAATGTCTATTCTTTTCTTGTTCTTGGGATCTATTATTATCTCAATTGTTAGCTACTAA
- the LOC122277357 gene encoding cellulose synthase-like protein G2 isoform X2, translating to MDSLPLHVCHVHKLSILLNRAYLLVHSAALAFLIYYRVSFLFQVPNTRTAPVLPWLLVFASELLLSFIWLLGQAFRWRPVTRTVFPERIPEDDKLPAIDVFICTTDPDKEPTVVVMNTVLSAMALDYPPEKLHVYLSDDGGSPLTFHGIREAWRFARYWLPFCRRYGIKTGCPELYFSALADDIGFGSSEFMIQRQKTKERYEMMKDSITQARERCGQGHTRSNTARDHPSVVEVMQDESNYDTVPVLADKTKMPLLVYVSREKRPTHPHHFKAGALNVLQRVSSIISNSPYILVLDCDMYCNDPTSARKAMCFHLDPKVSNSLAFVQFPQRFHNISKNDIYDSQLRSVFSVQWEGLDGLQGPVLSGTCFYMKRVSLYGSTIDEDMDLEELKRSFGSSDEVIKSVRQIYKPNVINDQLSLQKVTQLPAASCSYETDTKWGKEVGFLYDSVVEDYSTGFRLHCKGWTSVYCDPSRPQFLGNGTTSLNDLLIQGTRWSTGLIDVCFSKFCPLIYGPPRNISILETMCYGELAFTPLYCLPLWCFATIPQLCLLNGIPLYPKVSNSFFVVYVFVFLSAISKHLYEVLLTGGSFRTMQNEQRVWMIKSVTCHLYGSLDSIMKKIGMRESSFMPTNKVDDDERAKLYQVGKFDFQTSNMFLLPMVALVILNTAAFVGGLVRVIFVGDWDKMFVQLFISLYVVFMNLPIIEGMIIRKDKGRIQPSVTQLSVIMSILFLFLGSIIISIVSY from the exons atggattCCCTCCCTCTCCATGTCTGTCATGTCCACAAACTATCCATTCTTCTAAACCGAGCATACTTACTTGTCCACTCTGCGGCTTTGGCTTTCTTGATTTACTACAGagtctcttttctcttccaaGTCCCCAATACCAGAACCGCGCCAGTGCTACCATGGCTTCTTGTGTTCGCTTCTGAACTTCTCCTCTCTTTCATATGGCTCCTCGGCCAAGCTTTTCGATGGCGACCTGTTACCCGGACAGTCTTTCCAGAAAGAATACCGGAAGACGATAAGCTCCCAGCCATTGACGTGTTCATATGCACCACAGATCCAGACAAAGAACCAACTGTGGTGGTGATGAACACTGTGTTATCAGCCATGGCGCTGGACTACCCCCCCGAGAAGCTTCACGTGTATCTTTCAGATGATGGTGGTTCTCCTCTGACTTTTCATGGAATAAGGGAAGCTTGGAGGTTTGCAAGGTACTGGCTTCCTTTTTGCAGGAGGTATGGAATCAAGACCGGGTGTCCAGAGCTTTATTTCTCCGCTCTAGCTGATGATATAGGCTTTGGGAGTTCTGAATTCATGATACAGCGCCAAAAAACTAAG GAAAGGTACGAGATGATGAAGGACTCTATAACACAAGCAAGAGAAAGATGCGGGCAAGGCCATACGAGGAGCAATACTGCTCGAGATCACCCTTCAGTCGTTGAA GTGATGCAGGATGAGTCCAATTATGACACGGTACCAGTGCTAGCCGACAAAACTAAGATGCCTCTCCTCGTCTACGTTTCTCGTGAGAAAAGGCCAACTCATCCCCACCATTTTAAGGCTGGTGCCCTCAATGTCCTT CAACGGGTATCAAGTATAATAAGCAATTCACCCTACATTCTAGTGCTGGATTGTGACATGTATTGCAATGACCCGACATCAGCAAGGAAAGCAATGTGTTTCCACCTTGATCCCAAGGTATCAAACTCGCTCGCATTCGTTCAATTCCCTCAAAGATTCCATAATATCAGTAAGAACGACATCTATGACAGTCAGCTGAGATCAGTATTTTCG gTGCAATGGGAAGGTTTAGATGGGCTTCAGGGACCCGTCTTGTCTGGTACGTGCTTTTACATGAAGAGGGTTTCGTTATATGGAAGTACCATAGATGAAG ATATGGACCTCGAGGAACTTAAACGATCATTTGGTTCATCCGACGAAGTAATCAAATCTGTTCGCCAAATCTACAAGCCGAATGTGATCAATGATCAGCTTAGTTTGCAAAAAGTGACTCAATTACCAGCGGCCTCCTGTTCATATGAAACTGACACTAAATGGGGTAAAGAG GTTGGTTTCTTATATGATTCTGTGGTGGAAGATTACTCAACAGGGTTCAGGTTACATTGCAAAGGTTGGACTTCCGTTTATTGTGATCCATCGAGGCCACAATTCTTGGGAAACGGCACCACGAGTCTGAATGACCTCTTAATTCAAGGCACGAGATGGAGCACCGGGTTGATAGACGTCTGTTTCTCAAAGTTCTGCCCTCTCATATACGGACCACCCAGAAATATTTCTATTCTCGAGACCATGTGCTATGGAGAACTTGCATTTACCCCTCTTTATTGCTTGCCATTATGGTGTTTTGCCACCATTCCTCAGCTCTGTCTTCTTAATGGAATTCCCTTGTACCCGAAG GTCTCAAATTCTTTTTTTGTCGTCTATGTGTTCGTATTTCTATCGGCTATTTCTAAGCATTTGTACGAGGTGCTATTAACCGGAGGGTCATTTCGAACCATGCAAAATGAACAGAGAGTATGGATGATCAAGTCAGTCACATGTCACTTGTACGGAAGCCTCGATTCCATTATGAAGAAGATAGGTATGAGGGAATCCAGTTTCATGCCAACCAACAAAGTTGACGACGATGAACGAGCCAAGCTTTACCAAGTGGgaaaatttgattttcaaaCATCAAACATGTTTCTTCTTCCTATGGTTGCTCTAGTCATCTTGAACACGGCGGCCTTCGTTGGCGGACTTGTTAGAGTGATCTTTGTTGGCGACTGGGATAAGATGTTTGTGCAACTTTTCATCTCCTTGTATGTCGTATTTATGAATCTCCCAATAATTGAGGGCATGATAATAAGAAAGGACAAGGGACGCATTCAACCATCGGTCACTCAATTATCTGTCATAATGTCTATTCTTTTCTTGTTCTTGGGATCTATTATTATCTCAATTGTTAGCTACTAA
- the LOC122277357 gene encoding cellulose synthase-like protein G2 isoform X1, whose translation MDSLPLHVCHVHKLSILLNRAYLLVHSAALAFLIYYRVSFLFQVPNTRTAPVLPWLLVFASELLLSFIWLLGQAFRWRPVTRTVFPERIPEDDKLPAIDVFICTTDPDKEPTVVVMNTVLSAMALDYPPEKLHVYLSDDGGSPLTFHGIREAWRFARYWLPFCRRYGIKTGCPELYFSALADDIGFGSSEFMIQRQKTKERYEMMKDSITQARERCGQGHTRSNTARDHPSVVEVMQDESNYDTVPVLADKTKMPLLVYVSREKRPTHPHHFKAGALNVLQRVSSIISNSPYILVLDCDMYCNDPTSARKAMCFHLDPKVSNSLAFVQFPQRFHNISKNDIYDSQLRSVFSVQWEGLDGLQGPVLSGTCFYMKRVSLYGSTIDEGWIFLVYSAFLSIADEILRILADCLSPLTPLHFADMDLEELKRSFGSSDEVIKSVRQIYKPNVINDQLSLQKVTQLPAASCSYETDTKWGKEVGFLYDSVVEDYSTGFRLHCKGWTSVYCDPSRPQFLGNGTTSLNDLLIQGTRWSTGLIDVCFSKFCPLIYGPPRNISILETMCYGELAFTPLYCLPLWCFATIPQLCLLNGIPLYPKVSNSFFVVYVFVFLSAISKHLYEVLLTGGSFRTMQNEQRVWMIKSVTCHLYGSLDSIMKKIGMRESSFMPTNKVDDDERAKLYQVGKFDFQTSNMFLLPMVALVILNTAAFVGGLVRVIFVGDWDKMFVQLFISLYVVFMNLPIIEGMIIRKDKGRIQPSVTQLSVIMSILFLFLGSIIISIVSY comes from the exons atggattCCCTCCCTCTCCATGTCTGTCATGTCCACAAACTATCCATTCTTCTAAACCGAGCATACTTACTTGTCCACTCTGCGGCTTTGGCTTTCTTGATTTACTACAGagtctcttttctcttccaaGTCCCCAATACCAGAACCGCGCCAGTGCTACCATGGCTTCTTGTGTTCGCTTCTGAACTTCTCCTCTCTTTCATATGGCTCCTCGGCCAAGCTTTTCGATGGCGACCTGTTACCCGGACAGTCTTTCCAGAAAGAATACCGGAAGACGATAAGCTCCCAGCCATTGACGTGTTCATATGCACCACAGATCCAGACAAAGAACCAACTGTGGTGGTGATGAACACTGTGTTATCAGCCATGGCGCTGGACTACCCCCCCGAGAAGCTTCACGTGTATCTTTCAGATGATGGTGGTTCTCCTCTGACTTTTCATGGAATAAGGGAAGCTTGGAGGTTTGCAAGGTACTGGCTTCCTTTTTGCAGGAGGTATGGAATCAAGACCGGGTGTCCAGAGCTTTATTTCTCCGCTCTAGCTGATGATATAGGCTTTGGGAGTTCTGAATTCATGATACAGCGCCAAAAAACTAAG GAAAGGTACGAGATGATGAAGGACTCTATAACACAAGCAAGAGAAAGATGCGGGCAAGGCCATACGAGGAGCAATACTGCTCGAGATCACCCTTCAGTCGTTGAA GTGATGCAGGATGAGTCCAATTATGACACGGTACCAGTGCTAGCCGACAAAACTAAGATGCCTCTCCTCGTCTACGTTTCTCGTGAGAAAAGGCCAACTCATCCCCACCATTTTAAGGCTGGTGCCCTCAATGTCCTT CAACGGGTATCAAGTATAATAAGCAATTCACCCTACATTCTAGTGCTGGATTGTGACATGTATTGCAATGACCCGACATCAGCAAGGAAAGCAATGTGTTTCCACCTTGATCCCAAGGTATCAAACTCGCTCGCATTCGTTCAATTCCCTCAAAGATTCCATAATATCAGTAAGAACGACATCTATGACAGTCAGCTGAGATCAGTATTTTCG gTGCAATGGGAAGGTTTAGATGGGCTTCAGGGACCCGTCTTGTCTGGTACGTGCTTTTACATGAAGAGGGTTTCGTTATATGGAAGTACCATAGATGAAGGTTGGATTTTTTTAGTCTATTCGGCATTTTTATCTATTGCTGATGAAATACTACGTATTCTTGCCGATTGCTTATCTCCATTAACTCCACTTCACTTTGCAGATATGGACCTCGAGGAACTTAAACGATCATTTGGTTCATCCGACGAAGTAATCAAATCTGTTCGCCAAATCTACAAGCCGAATGTGATCAATGATCAGCTTAGTTTGCAAAAAGTGACTCAATTACCAGCGGCCTCCTGTTCATATGAAACTGACACTAAATGGGGTAAAGAG GTTGGTTTCTTATATGATTCTGTGGTGGAAGATTACTCAACAGGGTTCAGGTTACATTGCAAAGGTTGGACTTCCGTTTATTGTGATCCATCGAGGCCACAATTCTTGGGAAACGGCACCACGAGTCTGAATGACCTCTTAATTCAAGGCACGAGATGGAGCACCGGGTTGATAGACGTCTGTTTCTCAAAGTTCTGCCCTCTCATATACGGACCACCCAGAAATATTTCTATTCTCGAGACCATGTGCTATGGAGAACTTGCATTTACCCCTCTTTATTGCTTGCCATTATGGTGTTTTGCCACCATTCCTCAGCTCTGTCTTCTTAATGGAATTCCCTTGTACCCGAAG GTCTCAAATTCTTTTTTTGTCGTCTATGTGTTCGTATTTCTATCGGCTATTTCTAAGCATTTGTACGAGGTGCTATTAACCGGAGGGTCATTTCGAACCATGCAAAATGAACAGAGAGTATGGATGATCAAGTCAGTCACATGTCACTTGTACGGAAGCCTCGATTCCATTATGAAGAAGATAGGTATGAGGGAATCCAGTTTCATGCCAACCAACAAAGTTGACGACGATGAACGAGCCAAGCTTTACCAAGTGGgaaaatttgattttcaaaCATCAAACATGTTTCTTCTTCCTATGGTTGCTCTAGTCATCTTGAACACGGCGGCCTTCGTTGGCGGACTTGTTAGAGTGATCTTTGTTGGCGACTGGGATAAGATGTTTGTGCAACTTTTCATCTCCTTGTATGTCGTATTTATGAATCTCCCAATAATTGAGGGCATGATAATAAGAAAGGACAAGGGACGCATTCAACCATCGGTCACTCAATTATCTGTCATAATGTCTATTCTTTTCTTGTTCTTGGGATCTATTATTATCTCAATTGTTAGCTACTAA